The Synergistaceae bacterium genome window below encodes:
- a CDS encoding type I CRISPR-associated protein Cas7, protein MNNIIQNRYEFVFLFDCINGNPNGDPDAGNLPRIDPQDMHGLVSDVAVKRRIRNYIQLVHNNEMPNAIFIEHASNLNRHISRAHEETAGGFVLKGKNDKGASKDKVELARKWMCKNFYDVRTFVSVKYPGPGIIQGFGMLLSCTKDNTRD, encoded by the coding sequence ATGAATAATATTATCCAAAATAGGTATGAATTTGTATTTCTTTTTGATTGCATAAACGGAAATCCAAACGGAGATCCAGATGCGGGGAATTTGCCTCGTATAGATCCACAGGATATGCATGGACTTGTTTCCGATGTTGCAGTAAAACGGAGAATAAGAAATTATATCCAGCTTGTACATAATAATGAAATGCCTAATGCTATTTTCATTGAACATGCTAGTAATCTTAACCGTCATATATCTAGAGCGCATGAAGAAACGGCAGGCGGTTTTGTTTTGAAGGGGAAAAACGATAAAGGCGCCTCAAAAGACAAGGTTGAGCTTGCACGAAAATGGATGTGCAAAAATTTTTATGATGTTAGAACGTTTGTAAGCGTCAAATATCCCGGACCTGGAATCATCCAAGGGTTCGGGATGTTATTGTCTTGCACTAAAGACAATACACGGGACTGA
- a CDS encoding YeiH family protein, which yields MIQIRKITPGMLLCVLISLPAWFLGKAFPVVGSPVFGILAGMLLIMAFPALLRTERRRTGNNSPAELFRLDDGVKYTSKKILQYSIILLGFGMDLFHVIKVGGQSLYVIAFTLTASFLTAYFVGRALKLEGKTTALIGIGTSICGGSAIAAAAPVIGAKDEDVAHAISTIFLFNIIAVFIFPALGAYLGMSDTGFGMWAGTAINDTSSVVAAGTAWSNAAGNNTALGFATIVKLTRTLMIVPVTLVLAVCTAWKAQKDRSGEHRGQFSFIKVFPWFVIGFVAAAVINTFWSIPAVSAPLVTAGKFMIVMAMTAIGLNTNIKKLLTNGLKPLFLGVCCWAAVAVVSLIVQKFIGIW from the coding sequence ATGATCCAAATCAGAAAAATCACACCGGGGATGCTTCTTTGCGTGCTTATCTCACTTCCCGCATGGTTCCTGGGAAAGGCTTTCCCAGTTGTAGGAAGTCCTGTCTTCGGGATCCTGGCAGGCATGCTTCTCATAATGGCCTTCCCTGCGCTGCTGCGGACAGAAAGACGCCGCACCGGCAACAATAGCCCGGCAGAACTATTCAGGCTCGATGACGGAGTCAAATACACATCAAAGAAGATACTGCAGTACTCGATCATCCTGCTTGGATTCGGGATGGACCTATTCCATGTCATAAAGGTCGGCGGCCAGTCCCTGTATGTGATAGCCTTTACCCTTACAGCCTCATTCCTTACAGCGTATTTTGTCGGCAGGGCCCTGAAGCTTGAGGGGAAGACGACGGCTTTGATAGGGATAGGGACATCGATCTGCGGTGGATCAGCCATTGCCGCAGCCGCGCCTGTAATAGGAGCGAAGGACGAAGATGTGGCCCATGCAATATCGACAATATTCCTCTTCAACATCATTGCCGTATTTATCTTTCCGGCATTAGGGGCTTACCTGGGAATGAGCGATACGGGGTTTGGAATGTGGGCAGGAACGGCTATTAACGACACCTCGTCCGTAGTGGCGGCCGGAACCGCATGGAGCAATGCGGCAGGCAACAACACCGCGCTCGGATTTGCGACAATAGTCAAGCTGACAAGGACACTGATGATAGTGCCTGTCACGCTTGTACTGGCTGTCTGTACGGCGTGGAAAGCGCAGAAAGACCGGTCAGGCGAACATAGAGGCCAATTCAGCTTTATAAAGGTTTTCCCCTGGTTTGTCATAGGTTTTGTCGCGGCCGCGGTAATCAACACCTTCTGGAGCATTCCCGCAGTCTCCGCCCCGCTTGTCACAGCCGGCAAATTCATGATCGTCATGGCAATGACGGCAATCGGGCTCAACACCAACATAAAAAAACTCCTCACAAACGGCCTGAAGCCCCTCTTCCTCGGAGTTTGCTGCTGGGCCGCCGTGGCCGTAGTCTCACTCATTGTCCAAAAGTTCATAGGTATATGGTAG
- the cas5c gene encoding type I-C CRISPR-associated protein Cas5c → MESSVFLPKSQILEIWGDFACFSRPELKVERFSYPVITPSAARGIFDAIYSKPHEFIWRITKIEVLSMPQYIALRRNEVKNKALVSEINSWIKGNSEPVPLLADATQDILSGVDTKGRTQRQTMALKDVHYRIHALIYPWPEFKSRIKGLEEQFRRRASKGKCFYQPYLGCREFPAYFELLEPKQPLAAPMNIDINIGWMLYDVFNLSSQGDAYSTPSVSIFNANVKNGVLLVPEYESKEVLKDA, encoded by the coding sequence ATGGAAAGCAGTGTGTTTTTACCAAAATCACAGATACTTGAGATTTGGGGAGATTTTGCTTGTTTTAGCCGACCAGAATTGAAGGTTGAGCGTTTTAGCTATCCTGTTATTACGCCATCTGCGGCAAGAGGAATTTTTGATGCAATATATAGTAAGCCGCATGAATTTATTTGGCGGATAACAAAAATTGAAGTTTTAAGCATGCCGCAATATATCGCGCTTCGCAGAAATGAAGTCAAGAACAAAGCCTTAGTTTCGGAAATTAATTCTTGGATAAAAGGAAACTCTGAGCCTGTACCATTGTTGGCTGATGCTACTCAAGATATATTAAGTGGTGTTGATACAAAAGGCAGGACCCAACGCCAGACAATGGCTTTGAAGGATGTTCATTATCGCATCCATGCTTTGATTTACCCCTGGCCGGAGTTTAAATCAAGAATAAAAGGTCTTGAAGAGCAATTCCGCAGGAGGGCATCCAAGGGTAAATGTTTCTACCAGCCTTATTTGGGCTGTAGAGAATTTCCTGCATATTTTGAACTCCTTGAGCCAAAGCAACCATTAGCCGCTCCAATGAATATTGATATTAACATTGGCTGGATGTTATATGATGTCTTTAACCTCTCTTCTCAAGGGGATGCTTACTCAACGCCTTCAGTGAGTATATTTAATGCAAATGTTAAAAATGGAGTTCTCCTTGTGCCGGAATATGAGAGCAAGGAGGTCTTAAAGGATGCTTGA
- the cas8c gene encoding type I-C CRISPR-associated protein Cas8c/Csd1 yields the protein MLDKLVEYADSYIGVTNPGFRPKEVKWALQFSTNGDFQNVLELGNTSDKKNRGKLFPKCPDFSPAEIVSWGYRHFLVDTAEVVACYTKAEKKELEKIVAKHKTFTKLISLAREAMPILGVVLNALNDKNVLEDICAKLKDKKVKPTDNVTFRIGEEFPLESSDWHQWWESFRAAQSVSNRNKDTIVPNSKKKKRCFISGNIIEPVSTHPKVSGLSDVGGLSSGTTLVGFDKEAFCSYGFDQGENAPISESSAVKYRAALDDLIKKHSATFINTKVVHWYKYMLPENSEDPLDILVSGDIEGSTLQALQQMKKMLDSIKNGEIVNLGNNQYYCLALSATGGRIMIRSWIEGKIESLTQNIYSWFEDMAIVNRNGGNALAPAPKFYAVLGSLVRDIKDVPPPLVVALWRSAITGCQLPRPVIGMALSRIRTALSKDEPVLHAGIGVLKAYLLRHYRSEEGGNEMAENIKKFVNPEHPSPAYQCGRLMAYFASLQYRALGDVGAGVVQKYYASASVTPALVIGRLTTLSQFHISKLKNNGGFWYEQRISEIFTRMGDSIPVTLTLEEQSLFALGYYQQMAELRTRKEVGEQEPIEQESIIEATV from the coding sequence ATGCTTGACAAATTAGTTGAATATGCCGATAGCTACATAGGCGTTACGAATCCTGGGTTCAGGCCAAAAGAAGTTAAATGGGCCCTACAGTTCTCGACAAATGGGGACTTTCAGAATGTGCTTGAGCTTGGCAATACAAGCGATAAAAAAAACAGAGGGAAGCTCTTTCCGAAATGTCCTGATTTTTCTCCAGCTGAAATTGTTAGTTGGGGATATCGTCACTTTCTTGTCGATACGGCTGAAGTTGTTGCATGTTATACGAAAGCGGAGAAAAAAGAGTTAGAAAAAATTGTGGCGAAGCATAAAACTTTTACTAAACTTATTTCATTGGCAAGAGAAGCCATGCCAATACTCGGGGTGGTTTTAAATGCGCTTAATGATAAAAATGTACTGGAAGATATATGTGCAAAACTAAAAGACAAGAAAGTAAAACCAACGGATAATGTCACTTTTAGGATTGGCGAAGAATTTCCTCTTGAGTCATCTGATTGGCATCAGTGGTGGGAATCGTTCAGAGCCGCACAGTCTGTTTCAAACAGAAACAAGGATACAATAGTTCCTAATTCTAAAAAAAAGAAAAGGTGTTTCATAAGCGGAAACATTATAGAGCCTGTCTCAACGCATCCAAAAGTTTCAGGTCTTAGTGATGTTGGAGGCCTATCTTCTGGTACAACGTTGGTTGGTTTTGACAAGGAAGCATTTTGTTCCTATGGTTTTGATCAGGGAGAAAATGCTCCAATATCAGAATCAAGTGCTGTGAAGTATCGTGCGGCTCTTGATGATTTAATAAAAAAGCATTCTGCGACATTTATTAATACAAAGGTTGTTCACTGGTATAAATATATGCTGCCAGAAAACAGCGAAGATCCATTAGATATACTAGTGTCAGGAGATATTGAAGGTAGCACATTACAAGCTCTGCAACAGATGAAAAAAATGCTTGATAGTATAAAAAATGGAGAAATTGTGAATTTGGGTAATAACCAATATTACTGTCTTGCATTATCTGCAACAGGCGGAAGAATAATGATCCGGAGTTGGATTGAAGGTAAAATCGAGAGTTTGACTCAAAATATTTATAGTTGGTTTGAAGATATGGCGATAGTAAATAGAAACGGAGGAAACGCGCTGGCTCCGGCGCCTAAATTTTATGCAGTTTTAGGAAGTTTAGTAAGAGATATCAAAGATGTTCCGCCTCCATTAGTGGTTGCGCTTTGGAGAAGTGCTATTACAGGATGTCAATTACCAAGGCCTGTTATTGGGATGGCGCTTTCTAGAATACGTACCGCGCTCAGTAAAGATGAACCTGTCCTTCATGCAGGAATTGGAGTGCTAAAAGCTTATTTGTTAAGACATTATAGAAGTGAAGAAGGAGGTAATGAAATGGCAGAGAACATTAAAAAATTTGTAAATCCGGAACATCCTAGTCCAGCTTATCAATGCGGCAGATTAATGGCATATTTTGCTTCGTTACAGTATAGAGCCCTTGGAGATGTGGGGGCGGGAGTGGTTCAGAAGTATTATGCTTCTGCTTCTGTGACTCCTGCCTTGGTTATAGGACGTTTAACTACTCTTTCGCAGTTCCATATTAGCAAATTGAAAAATAATGGTGGTTTTTGGTATGAACAGCGGATATCAGAGATCTTCACAAGAATGGGCGACAGTATCCCCGTTACTCTCACACTTGAAGAACAAAGCCTCTTTGCTCTTGGCTATTATCAACAAATGGCAGAATTGAGGACGAGAAAAGAAGTTGGGGAACAGGAACCTATTGAACAGGAGTCCATTATAGAAGCTACGGTATAA
- a CDS encoding transposase domain-containing protein: MIETAKENGLKPFEYLKYIFETMPNITKENYHTLLPWSKDLPDSLRLGHNNDIAPAQ; this comes from the coding sequence ATAATAGAGACGGCGAAGGAAAACGGGCTCAAGCCCTTTGAATATCTCAAGTACATCTTTGAGACCATGCCCAACATTACAAAAGAAAACTATCATACGCTGCTGCCGTGGAGCAAAGATCTGCCGGACAGTTTACGTCTGGGACACAATAACGACATAGCCCCTGCGCAGTAA
- a CDS encoding SYNERG-CTERM sorting domain-containing protein, translating to MESKHGKSVKSIRYLIIASLLLSFMCLAAWAALLPAERFSNAGAVQGQADGLTPGGDRHNSYAWTMETMKNSAGEEYLYVGSNRDLLYLIPTQSGISIDIEEVFSGDVAAPESGDLRARIFRKKLGGDGDWETIYTSGMLNTDWPEDLGYRGVVSYAAPGEDRPSLYFGSMGVMTRLLKIGPDFDPEVDEPQVVFQTAPGSASSLRPITVYNKKLYLGVLTVNDNEASADLQVLESETPDENGSWAPVADKRDFPGARMTPIATNYGGIWDMISFNGWLYAFVGSNYTGATDDGFMVFKGKPVGEGTPGRNDYGWLWEMVVGDKSKGARYLYGAGNNSNVTATPFLYSVGGKDYVYVGTFADVISPLSMVTSGDLTALTSSLTPCQVYRFDKNDNWEMIIGNTQDSHGEFTERKGNYGAGFFNPPADMGGIPAGMSLRDLSMNQYAWRMGVYNGKLYVTTFDAGVILDYLRNFVTTDAEKEAIDQIVNAIREYNTNPSGFDLYSTSDGVNFSAVTVNGFGDKFNYGGRTVKATGDAIYIGTANPFYGGQVWKLSEEHHGGSSGCSAAGVYPLALLLIVPMFLRKRR from the coding sequence GCCTGGCGGAGACCGTCACAACAGCTATGCGTGGACAATGGAGACCATGAAGAACAGCGCGGGAGAAGAGTATCTATATGTTGGCTCAAACCGCGACCTTCTCTATCTCATTCCAACCCAGTCGGGGATCAGTATCGATATTGAGGAGGTTTTCAGCGGAGACGTTGCCGCTCCCGAGTCGGGAGACTTAAGAGCAAGGATCTTCAGGAAGAAGCTGGGCGGAGATGGTGACTGGGAAACGATCTACACCTCCGGGATGTTAAATACAGACTGGCCTGAAGATCTTGGTTACAGGGGCGTGGTATCCTATGCCGCACCTGGGGAGGATAGGCCATCCCTCTATTTCGGAAGTATGGGAGTGATGACGCGGCTATTAAAGATCGGTCCTGACTTTGATCCTGAAGTAGACGAACCGCAAGTTGTTTTCCAGACAGCGCCCGGCTCGGCCTCAAGCCTGCGTCCCATTACGGTATATAACAAAAAACTGTACCTGGGTGTCCTGACGGTAAATGACAACGAGGCCAGCGCTGATTTGCAGGTCCTGGAAAGCGAGACCCCTGACGAGAATGGATCGTGGGCGCCTGTCGCGGATAAAAGAGACTTTCCGGGAGCCAGGATGACCCCGATAGCGACAAATTATGGCGGCATCTGGGACATGATCTCCTTCAACGGCTGGCTCTATGCCTTCGTTGGCAGTAACTACACAGGAGCAACTGATGACGGTTTCATGGTCTTCAAAGGCAAACCTGTTGGGGAAGGAACGCCGGGCCGTAATGACTACGGCTGGCTTTGGGAAATGGTGGTAGGTGATAAATCAAAAGGAGCCAGATATCTCTATGGAGCGGGGAACAATAGCAACGTTACAGCGACTCCTTTCCTCTACTCGGTCGGCGGCAAGGACTACGTGTATGTCGGCACATTTGCTGACGTTATTTCTCCTCTTTCTATGGTTACAAGCGGAGATCTGACCGCGCTGACTTCCTCTCTTACCCCATGCCAGGTCTACCGGTTTGACAAAAATGACAATTGGGAGATGATAATCGGCAATACGCAGGATTCACACGGAGAATTCACAGAACGTAAAGGCAACTACGGGGCAGGGTTCTTCAACCCGCCGGCCGATATGGGTGGAATACCAGCCGGTATGTCGCTAAGAGATCTTTCGATGAACCAATATGCGTGGCGCATGGGGGTATACAACGGGAAACTCTATGTAACCACCTTTGATGCAGGTGTTATTCTGGATTATCTGAGAAATTTTGTGACCACAGATGCAGAGAAGGAAGCGATAGACCAGATAGTCAATGCCATAAGGGAATACAACACTAATCCTTCGGGCTTCGACCTCTATAGCACATCTGACGGGGTGAATTTCTCAGCGGTAACCGTCAATGGTTTCGGAGACAAGTTCAACTATGGAGGACGCACCGTAAAGGCAACTGGCGACGCTATCTATATAGGGACGGCCAACCCGTTCTACGGGGGCCAGGTCTGGAAGCTCTCCGAAGAGCATCACGGCGGCAGTAGCGGCTGTTCGGCGGCAGGGGTTTACCCGCTCGCCCTTCTGCTGATCGTTCCTATGTTTCTTCGCAAGCGCCGCTAG
- the cas3 gene encoding CRISPR-associated helicase Cas3': protein MTNYYAHSKINGKFDLLRDHLLLVANRSKQCIKLTYRDEAYIAGLYHDIGKYGNLFIRRLQGLERGIDHWSAGASYVHKQCPWAFGAVMSIQGHHVGLGILSKNYLPIDLKSYKDVMPQSLRLSEDSLDILIKCMSEDDIPLLEYNNENFDYPKIMNYKICLMNKVRMIFSSLTDSDFIETEAHFNRDIKGERIYRSDGRKLNPSQLLEILNKYIFGFKYSKMSEEMRILRGDLLNTCNEKARLEPGLFTLSAPTGSGKTISMLYFGLKHALIYNKRRLIIVLPYLNIIEQTADKYREIFKDIECNNEISIVLEDHSLADDIENKDDDESKREAQRLLSQNWDAPIIITTNVQFFESIFSNSPFKCRKIHNIADSVILFDEVQSINQEIVIPTLAALSDFAQNYGCSVVFATATQPAFGTLHHYVKKWCFNGWTPTEIASSELGLFSRKKRVKVKWPFMDEYLSLEGLCKEIISCNTQSLCIVNTKNHAKNIFLYLKEFIGKNYNDILFHLSTNMTVEHRKSVLKYIKSKLKNHEPCILIATQCIEAGVDIDFPSVFRALAPLDAIAQAAGRCNRNGLLDEGSFRVFIPDKESFGGGSLYPSKDYRQGADILINWLKNNNGNIDIESSEIFERYFKELYSITDVDNGNKPLYEAIMGLDFAETSKIYQVINHNTSNLLVPYKIQDYRVLANEARMQGLSRNWIKRARKTSIGIYRPSVDSNIAGYIEPVKYRDITGWGETGWFIYLREEDYDEKIGLVIPLQDNCYIG from the coding sequence TTGACTAATTATTATGCACACTCAAAAATTAATGGTAAATTTGATTTACTAAGGGATCATTTATTACTAGTTGCCAATCGTTCAAAGCAATGTATAAAATTAACTTATAGAGATGAAGCATACATTGCAGGACTATATCATGATATTGGCAAATATGGGAATCTATTTATACGTAGATTACAAGGTCTTGAAAGAGGAATCGATCATTGGAGCGCGGGCGCATCGTATGTACATAAGCAATGCCCTTGGGCTTTTGGTGCCGTAATGTCTATACAGGGTCATCATGTTGGTCTTGGAATTTTAAGTAAAAATTATTTACCAATTGATTTAAAATCTTATAAAGACGTTATGCCGCAATCCCTTCGCTTATCTGAAGATTCACTTGATATTTTAATAAAGTGTATGTCGGAAGATGATATACCATTGCTAGAATATAATAATGAAAATTTTGATTACCCTAAAATAATGAATTATAAAATATGTCTTATGAATAAAGTTAGAATGATTTTCTCTTCCCTTACTGATTCAGATTTTATAGAGACTGAAGCTCATTTTAATAGAGATATTAAAGGAGAAAGAATATATAGATCAGATGGGCGTAAATTGAATCCATCGCAATTGCTAGAAATTCTAAATAAATATATTTTTGGATTTAAATATAGTAAAATGTCTGAAGAAATGCGCATATTACGCGGAGATTTATTAAATACATGTAATGAAAAGGCACGTTTGGAGCCTGGGCTTTTTACTCTTTCAGCTCCGACTGGTTCAGGGAAAACAATATCCATGCTCTATTTTGGACTAAAACATGCATTGATATATAATAAAAGGAGACTTATAATCGTATTGCCTTATTTAAATATTATAGAACAAACTGCTGATAAATATAGAGAAATTTTTAAAGATATTGAATGTAATAATGAAATATCTATTGTTTTGGAAGATCATAGCCTTGCTGATGACATCGAAAATAAAGATGATGATGAAAGTAAGAGAGAAGCACAAAGATTACTGTCACAAAATTGGGATGCCCCTATTATAATTACAACTAATGTTCAGTTTTTTGAATCTATATTTTCAAACTCTCCATTTAAATGTCGTAAAATTCATAATATAGCTGATAGTGTTATTTTGTTTGATGAAGTTCAGTCAATAAATCAAGAAATTGTTATTCCAACATTGGCGGCGTTGTCAGATTTTGCTCAAAATTATGGTTGTTCTGTTGTTTTTGCAACCGCTACGCAACCTGCATTTGGGACTCTTCACCATTATGTTAAAAAATGGTGTTTCAATGGTTGGACTCCTACGGAAATAGCTTCTTCTGAATTAGGACTTTTTTCTAGGAAAAAAAGAGTTAAGGTGAAATGGCCATTTATGGATGAATATCTGTCATTAGAAGGACTTTGTAAAGAAATAATCTCATGTAATACTCAAAGTCTTTGCATAGTTAATACTAAAAATCATGCAAAAAATATATTTTTATATCTTAAAGAATTTATAGGTAAAAATTATAATGATATTCTTTTTCATCTTTCAACTAATATGACTGTTGAGCACAGAAAATCAGTTTTAAAATATATTAAATCAAAATTAAAAAATCATGAACCATGTATTTTGATTGCAACGCAATGTATAGAAGCAGGAGTTGATATAGACTTTCCATCTGTATTTAGAGCTCTTGCTCCACTTGACGCAATAGCTCAGGCTGCTGGACGTTGTAATAGGAATGGATTGCTTGATGAAGGATCATTTAGGGTTTTTATCCCAGACAAAGAGAGTTTTGGTGGTGGATCATTATATCCAAGTAAAGACTATCGACAAGGTGCTGATATTTTAATAAATTGGCTTAAAAATAATAATGGTAATATTGATATTGAATCATCAGAGATTTTTGAGCGTTATTTTAAAGAATTATACTCTATAACAGATGTAGATAATGGGAATAAGCCCCTATACGAGGCAATTATGGGGCTTGATTTTGCTGAAACATCAAAAATATACCAAGTTATAAATCATAATACTTCTAATTTGCTTGTTCCGTACAAAATCCAAGATTATAGGGTATTAGCTAATGAAGCGCGGATGCAAGGACTTAGTCGCAACTGGATCAAAAGAGCACGCAAGACGAGCATAGGAATATACCGTCCATCTGTGGATTCAAATATAGCTGGGTACATTGAGCCTGTGAAGTATAGAGATATAACTGGTTGGGGGGAAACAGGATGGTTTATATATCTCAGAGAGGAGGATTATGACGAAAAAATAGGTTTAGTAATACCTTTACAAGATAATTGTTATATTGGTTGA